The Dokdonella koreensis DS-123 genome has a segment encoding these proteins:
- a CDS encoding CTP synthase, protein MTPLIFVTGGVVSSLGKGIAAASLAAILEARGLRVTMMKLDPYINVDPGTMSPFQHGEVYVTDDGAETDLDLGHYERFIHTRLTGKNSITTGKIYESVIAKERRGDYLGATVQVIPHITDEIKHRIYEATSGYDVALVEIGGTVGDIESLPFLEAIRQIRTEHGQEMSMFMHLTLVPFIKAAGEIKTKPTQHSVKELRSIGIQPDVLLCRCEQPLPQSDRRKIALFTNVPEKAVISAIDVDIIYRLPLWLHQQGLDDIVLDRLNFKARPADLSEWERTVEAIEHPRDEVTIAIVGKYVEHKDAYKSLGEALRHGGIKQRTRVNLRWVESEDVERRSEEVLGGVDAVLVPGGFGKRGFEGKIAAARFARENRVPYFGICYGMHAAVVDFARNIGGLEAANSSENDQSCRDPVIALITEWTTSSGEVEKRDESSDLGGTMRLGAQECRLKAGTLARELYGKDVVRERHRHRYEFNNRYRQAFEDLGLVVSGKSMDDLLVEMIELADHPWFIGCQAHPEFTSTPRDGHPLFIGFIRAAREYRAVRTAERFADTGSESLA, encoded by the coding sequence ATGACTCCCCTGATCTTCGTGACCGGAGGCGTGGTGTCCTCGCTTGGCAAGGGCATCGCGGCCGCGTCACTGGCTGCCATCCTCGAGGCGCGCGGGCTGCGCGTGACGATGATGAAGCTCGATCCCTACATCAACGTCGATCCGGGCACGATGAGCCCGTTCCAGCACGGCGAGGTGTACGTCACCGACGACGGTGCCGAAACCGATCTGGATCTGGGCCACTACGAGCGCTTCATCCACACCCGGCTGACCGGCAAGAACTCGATCACCACCGGCAAGATCTACGAGAGCGTGATCGCCAAGGAGCGCCGCGGCGACTACCTGGGCGCCACCGTGCAGGTGATCCCGCACATCACCGACGAGATCAAGCACCGCATCTACGAGGCCACCAGCGGCTACGACGTCGCCCTGGTCGAGATCGGCGGCACGGTCGGCGACATCGAGTCGCTGCCGTTCCTGGAGGCGATCCGCCAGATCCGCACCGAGCACGGCCAGGAAATGTCGATGTTCATGCACCTGACCCTGGTGCCGTTCATCAAGGCCGCCGGCGAGATCAAGACCAAGCCCACGCAGCACTCGGTCAAGGAGCTGCGCTCGATCGGCATCCAGCCCGACGTCCTGCTGTGCCGCTGCGAGCAGCCGCTGCCGCAGTCGGACCGGCGCAAGATCGCGTTGTTCACGAACGTGCCCGAGAAGGCGGTCATCAGCGCGATCGACGTCGACATCATCTATCGCCTGCCGCTGTGGCTGCACCAGCAGGGCCTGGACGACATCGTCCTGGACCGGCTCAACTTCAAGGCGCGGCCGGCGGATCTTTCCGAATGGGAGCGCACCGTCGAGGCGATCGAGCACCCGCGCGATGAGGTCACGATCGCGATCGTCGGCAAGTACGTCGAGCACAAGGACGCCTACAAGTCGCTCGGCGAGGCCTTGCGCCACGGCGGCATCAAGCAGCGCACCCGCGTCAACCTGCGCTGGGTCGAGTCCGAGGACGTCGAGCGCCGCAGCGAGGAGGTGCTCGGCGGCGTCGACGCGGTGCTGGTGCCGGGCGGCTTCGGCAAGCGCGGCTTCGAAGGCAAGATCGCGGCCGCACGCTTCGCTCGCGAGAACCGCGTGCCGTATTTCGGCATCTGCTACGGCATGCACGCCGCGGTGGTCGACTTCGCGCGCAACATCGGCGGGCTCGAGGCGGCCAACTCCAGCGAGAACGACCAGAGCTGCCGCGATCCGGTGATCGCGCTGATCACCGAGTGGACCACCAGCTCCGGCGAGGTCGAGAAGCGCGACGAGTCCTCCGATCTCGGCGGCACGATGCGGCTGGGCGCGCAGGAATGCCGGCTCAAGGCCGGCACGCTGGCGCGCGAGCTCTACGGCAAGGACGTCGTGCGCGAACGTCATCGCCACCGCTACGAATTCAACAACCGCTACCGCCAGGCCTTCGAGGACCTGGGGCTGGTCGTGTCCGGCAAGTCGATGGACGACCTGCTGGTCGAGATGATCGAGCTGGCCGACCACCCGTGGTTCATCGGCTGCCAGGCGCATCCGGAATTCACCTCGACGCCGCGCGACGGCCACCCGCTGTTCATCGGCTTCATCCGCGCGGCGCGCGAGTACCGTGCCGTGCGCACGGCCGAACGCTTCGCCGACACCGGCTCGGAGAGCCTGGCGTGA
- the kdsA gene encoding 3-deoxy-8-phosphooctulonate synthase, producing MRLCDFEVGLDQPLFLIAGPCVIESEQLALDTAGQLKEITGRLGVPFIYKSSFDKANRTSISGHRGPGIEEGLRILAEVKRQIGVPVLTDVHEYTPMEEVADVVDVLQTPAFLCRQTDFILRACSVGRPVNVKKGQFLSPWEMKHVADKAKSTGNPQIMVCERGASFGYNNLVSDMRSLSVMRETGCPVVFDATHSVQLPGGAGGKSGGQREFVPVLSRAAVAVGIAGIFMETHPEPDKALSDGPNAWPLGKMAGLLETLVELDGVAKRVLARAE from the coding sequence GTGAGGCTCTGCGACTTCGAGGTCGGCCTCGACCAGCCGCTGTTCCTGATCGCCGGCCCCTGCGTGATCGAGTCCGAGCAGCTCGCGCTCGACACCGCCGGCCAGCTCAAGGAGATCACCGGGCGCCTCGGCGTCCCGTTCATCTACAAGTCGAGCTTCGACAAGGCCAATCGCACCTCGATCAGCGGCCATCGCGGCCCGGGTATCGAGGAAGGCCTGCGCATCCTCGCCGAGGTCAAGCGGCAGATCGGCGTGCCGGTGCTGACCGACGTGCACGAGTACACGCCGATGGAGGAGGTCGCCGATGTCGTCGATGTCCTGCAGACGCCGGCGTTCCTGTGCCGGCAGACCGACTTCATCCTGCGTGCCTGCAGCGTCGGCCGGCCGGTCAACGTCAAGAAGGGCCAGTTCCTCTCGCCGTGGGAGATGAAGCACGTCGCCGACAAGGCCAAGTCCACCGGCAATCCGCAGATCATGGTCTGCGAGCGCGGCGCGAGCTTCGGCTACAACAACCTGGTGTCGGACATGCGCTCGCTCAGCGTCATGCGCGAGACCGGTTGTCCGGTGGTCTTCGACGCGACCCATTCGGTCCAGCTGCCCGGCGGCGCCGGCGGCAAGTCCGGCGGCCAGCGCGAGTTCGTACCGGTGCTTTCGCGCGCCGCGGTCGCGGTCGGCATCGCCGGCATCTTCATGGAAACCCATCCGGAGCCGGACAAGGCGCTCAGCGACGGCCCCAACGCCTGGCCGCTCGGCAAGATGGCCGGATTGCTGGAGACCCTGGTCGAGCTTGACGGTGTAGCCAAGCGCGTGCTCGCCCGGGCCGAGTGA
- the eno gene encoding phosphopyruvate hydratase, giving the protein MLIKHVHAREILDSRGNPTLEAEVTLADGSFGRAAVPSGASTGSREAVELRDGDKGRYLGKGVKNAVANVNTAIAEALAGFDADDQRGLDAKLIALDGTPNKGRLGANALLGVSLANAHAVAASRRLPLWKYLAGDRAARLPVPMMNIVNGGAHADNNVDMQEFMVLPVGLPSFAEALRAGTEIFHALKTVLKGRGLSTAVGDEGGFAPNLRSNEEAVETILEAVTKAGYAVGKDIWLGLDVASSEFYKDGAYHLEGEGKVLSPEQFADFLAGWSAKYPILTIEDGMAEGDWDGWKLLTEKIGRTVQLVGDDLFVTNTAILKEGIDRHIANAILIKVNQIGTLTETLDAIAMADAAKYAAVVSHRSGETEDTTIADLSVATTATQIKTGSLCRSDRVAKYNQLLRIEEALGAAARYAGRDAFPNLPDFR; this is encoded by the coding sequence ATGCTCATCAAACACGTCCACGCCCGTGAAATCCTCGATTCGCGCGGCAATCCCACGCTGGAGGCCGAAGTCACGCTGGCCGACGGCTCGTTCGGCCGTGCCGCGGTGCCGTCCGGCGCATCGACCGGTTCGCGCGAGGCAGTCGAGCTGCGCGACGGCGACAAGGGACGCTATCTCGGCAAGGGCGTGAAGAACGCCGTCGCCAACGTCAACACGGCGATCGCCGAGGCGCTCGCGGGTTTCGATGCGGACGACCAGCGCGGGCTGGACGCCAAGCTGATCGCGCTCGACGGCACCCCGAACAAGGGCCGCCTCGGTGCCAATGCCCTGCTCGGCGTGTCGCTGGCGAACGCGCATGCCGTCGCGGCGTCGCGGCGGCTGCCGCTGTGGAAGTACCTGGCCGGCGACCGTGCGGCACGCCTGCCGGTGCCGATGATGAACATCGTCAACGGCGGCGCGCATGCCGACAACAACGTCGACATGCAGGAGTTCATGGTGCTGCCGGTCGGCCTGCCGAGCTTCGCCGAGGCGCTGCGTGCCGGTACCGAGATCTTCCACGCGCTCAAGACCGTGCTGAAGGGCCGCGGCCTTTCCACCGCGGTCGGCGACGAGGGCGGCTTCGCACCGAACCTGCGCTCGAACGAGGAAGCGGTCGAGACGATCCTCGAAGCCGTCACCAAGGCCGGCTATGCGGTCGGCAAGGACATCTGGCTCGGCCTCGACGTCGCCAGTTCCGAGTTCTACAAGGACGGGGCGTACCACCTGGAAGGCGAGGGCAAGGTGCTCAGCCCGGAGCAGTTCGCCGATTTCCTGGCCGGCTGGAGCGCCAAGTACCCGATCCTGACGATCGAGGACGGCATGGCCGAGGGTGACTGGGACGGCTGGAAACTGCTGACCGAGAAGATCGGCCGGACCGTGCAGCTGGTCGGCGACGACCTGTTCGTCACCAATACGGCGATCCTCAAGGAAGGCATCGACCGGCACATCGCCAACGCGATCCTCATCAAGGTCAACCAGATCGGCACGTTGACCGAAACGCTCGACGCCATCGCGATGGCCGATGCGGCGAAGTACGCTGCGGTCGTCTCGCATCGCTCGGGCGAGACCGAGGACACCACGATCGCGGATCTCTCGGTCGCGACGACGGCCACCCAGATCAAGACCGGGTCGTTGTGCCGCTCGGACCGCGTCGCCAAGTACAACCAGCTGCTGCGCATCGAGGAAGCCCTCGGTGCGGCAGCGCGCTATGCCGGCCGGGATGCCTTCCCGAACCTGCCGGACTTTCGCTGA
- the ftsB gene encoding cell division protein FtsB, which translates to MLRYAALLLLIALIALQVKLWTGQGGMRDIWTLEARIAEQRAENEKLKARNDALAADVEDLKHGNAAVEERARSELGLIKPGETFYHVVEPAGPKPGERK; encoded by the coding sequence GTGCTGCGCTACGCCGCCCTGCTGCTGCTGATTGCGCTGATCGCGCTACAGGTCAAGCTGTGGACCGGGCAGGGCGGCATGCGCGACATCTGGACGCTCGAGGCGCGCATCGCCGAGCAGAGGGCCGAGAACGAGAAGCTCAAGGCGCGCAACGACGCCTTGGCGGCGGACGTGGAGGACCTCAAGCACGGGAATGCGGCGGTCGAGGAACGCGCGCGTTCGGAGCTGGGCCTCATCAAGCCCGGCGAGACCTTCTATCACGTGGTGGAACCGGCCGGCCCGAAGCCGGGCGAGCGCAAGTGA
- the ispD gene encoding 2-C-methyl-D-erythritol 4-phosphate cytidylyltransferase, with protein MTAAAQVACWCVVVAAGRGLRFGGEVPKQYVPIDGRPLLAWTLERLAAQPRIAGLLVVLAEADPYWPDLDKPAGTPLRTATGGTARADSVLAGLAALPDSVRSDDFVLVHDAARPCVRAADIERLIDLGVPAGGGLLAAPLRDTLKRADGEQRVGATEPRDARWRAFTPQLFRRGDLSAALAAARAAGIEATDEAMAMERLGFRPLLVEGADDNIKVTTPADRVLAEFLLRRMARDASATVS; from the coding sequence GTGACCGCGGCCGCGCAGGTCGCCTGCTGGTGCGTGGTGGTCGCCGCCGGGCGCGGCCTGCGTTTCGGTGGCGAGGTCCCCAAGCAGTACGTGCCGATCGACGGCCGGCCATTGCTGGCCTGGACGCTCGAGCGGCTGGCCGCGCAGCCGCGCATTGCCGGGCTGCTGGTCGTGCTCGCGGAGGCGGACCCGTATTGGCCGGACCTCGACAAGCCGGCCGGGACGCCGCTGCGCACGGCGACCGGGGGCACGGCCCGGGCCGATTCAGTGCTGGCCGGCCTCGCGGCGCTGCCCGATTCGGTGCGGTCGGACGATTTCGTGCTCGTGCACGATGCGGCGCGCCCCTGCGTGCGCGCCGCTGACATCGAGCGGCTGATCGACCTGGGCGTACCGGCCGGGGGCGGGCTGCTGGCCGCACCGCTGCGCGACACGCTCAAGCGCGCCGACGGCGAGCAACGGGTCGGCGCGACCGAACCGCGCGATGCACGCTGGCGCGCGTTCACGCCGCAGCTGTTCCGTCGGGGCGACCTGTCGGCGGCGCTCGCCGCGGCGCGTGCCGCCGGGATCGAGGCGACCGACGAGGCAATGGCGATGGAGCGCCTGGGCTTCCGGCCGCTGCTGGTCGAGGGAGCCGACGACAACATCAAGGTGACCACGCCGGCGGACCGAGTGCTGGCCGAGTTCCTGCTGCGGCGGATGGCGCGCGACGCCTCGGCCACGGTGTCCTGA
- the truD gene encoding tRNA pseudouridine(13) synthase TruD, whose amino-acid sequence MESSPYAHGGPVLTGALRVEPADFVVEERLGFEPAGSGEHLFVHVEKTGANTDWVAQQLGAFAGVAPVGVGYAGLKDRHAVTRQWLSLHLPGRADPDWSALAIPGVRVLEAVRHDRKLKRGAHRGNRFRLRLREVGGDRDLAGARIAAIATHGVPNYFGEQRFGRDGDNLVLARQLFAGQRLPRHLRGFALSAARSVLFNRLLGRRVDAGNWDRAVPGEVWMLDGSHAIFGPLAFDATLAERLASGDIHPTGPLWGRGALRSEADVQALEASIAAADPALADGLAQAGLEQERRALRLRVADLEWSWEDATTLAVAFALESGAYATTVLRELADWRLAAGQSPEGAS is encoded by the coding sequence ATGGAATCCTCGCCCTATGCCCACGGCGGGCCGGTGCTGACCGGCGCCCTGCGCGTGGAGCCGGCCGATTTCGTGGTCGAGGAGCGGCTCGGCTTCGAGCCGGCCGGCAGTGGCGAGCATCTCTTCGTCCACGTCGAGAAGACCGGCGCGAACACCGACTGGGTCGCCCAGCAGCTCGGCGCGTTCGCCGGTGTGGCCCCGGTGGGCGTCGGCTATGCCGGTCTCAAGGACCGCCATGCGGTGACACGCCAGTGGCTGTCGCTGCACCTGCCGGGACGCGCCGACCCGGATTGGTCCGCGCTGGCGATCCCGGGCGTGCGCGTGCTCGAGGCTGTGCGCCACGATCGCAAGCTCAAGCGCGGCGCGCATCGCGGCAACCGCTTCCGGCTGCGCCTGCGCGAAGTGGGCGGCGACCGCGACCTGGCAGGCGCGCGCATCGCCGCGATCGCGACGCATGGAGTACCCAACTACTTCGGCGAGCAGCGCTTCGGTCGCGACGGTGACAACCTCGTGCTGGCGCGGCAGCTCTTCGCCGGGCAGCGCCTGCCGCGCCACCTGCGCGGCTTCGCGTTGTCGGCGGCGCGGTCGGTGCTGTTCAATCGCCTGCTGGGCCGGCGCGTGGATGCCGGCAACTGGGATCGCGCGGTGCCGGGCGAGGTCTGGATGCTCGATGGTTCCCACGCGATCTTCGGCCCGCTTGCGTTCGACGCCACACTGGCGGAACGGCTGGCGAGCGGCGACATCCACCCGACCGGACCGCTGTGGGGGCGTGGCGCCTTGCGCAGCGAAGCGGACGTGCAGGCGCTGGAAGCGTCGATCGCCGCGGCCGATCCGGCACTGGCCGATGGTCTGGCGCAGGCTGGACTGGAGCAGGAGCGCCGAGCGCTGCGCCTGCGCGTCGCCGATCTGGAATGGTCCTGGGAGGATGCGACGACCCTGGCCGTCGCCTTCGCGCTGGAGTCGGGTGCCTACGCCACGACGGTGCTGCGCGAGCTGGCCGACTGGCGGCTGGCC